The nucleotide sequence ttttttgagacagagttttgctcttgttgcccaggctggagtgcaatgacacaatctcagctcactgcaaccaccacctcccaggttcaagtgattctcctgcctttgcctcctgagtagctgggattacaggcatgagccaccgtgcctggcctttttcttttttaaacagggtcttgctctgtcacccagactagaggtgcagtggcacagtcatggctcactgcagcctcaatctcctgggctccagtgatcctctcacctcagcctccagagtagcctaccactatgcctggctttttttttttttttttttttttgtaagtagagacacatctcactgtgttggccaggctggtgtcgaactcctgggctcaagccattgcccacctcaaagtgctgggattacaagtgtgagccaccacacccaaccaggttatttgaacatttttaagtACTATATTTTCTCTATTGTAATATTGACTGTCATCTCTGTGCAGGTTTTTTAGTGGTTGTTCTAGGTTGAAGCACTTCGAATTCTTAGGTATCTGAGagtgagcattttctttttttgactgcTATACTCTCACCGGTTGCCAGCTTCTCATATAAATATTGTAAATGCTCTCGTTTAGGTAACTCAGCTTCTGGAGTTGAGGGAACTTCAAAATCAGAAGAGCtctgggaatctgcatttgtGCTAAGATTTAGCAAACGTTTTTCCTCGGGTATATGTGTCTCACTGCTTAGAGTAGTTGGTTCTCCAGTACTAGGAACTATTGTCACATCTTGATCTCTGCTTTTCAAATCAGAGTAAGTATCCTTTGGGCAAATTACATTTTGTTCCATGAGAGAGGCAGGAATATTCTCTTTGATTGTTGGTCTGTAGTCAACTTTGTCCAAAGAAGTAATATCCCCACTGTTTCTCTCTTGGGAAGATAACAAAACAGTATCAGATTGGCTGTCCCAGCCTTGACTTCCTTGTTCTGTTATGTGTGTTGACTGGGAAGAATTCTGGGAGGAGATGTGAGTTGATTCTCCATCAGAGTCACTGAAAAGCTTTGGTGACTGAGATCCCCCTGCCTCTGTGGAGGAAGGGAAGTTTTCCAAACTCTCATCTGTGATTTCatcatttcttttaaagaataCTTCCCACTGGGGTACATCCCCATCAGCCTTTTGCAGGTGAAGTACAGAGCCCAGATCTCCTTGCAGTGAAGCTGGGATTCCTACTTCTTCTTCACTTTCACTGTTGGATTCTTCACAATCTACAAAGTTTGTGAAACGAGAGCTCTGCATACACTCTGCTCTGCAGCATCCTGGGGTTTGTCTCAGTTTTTCAGGCTGCTTTTCTGATACTGCAGTCATTGAAAATACCTCAGGGTGAAAAGTTTCCTGGTACGGAACTTTGTGCCTTAAAGGTATTGGCAGAGGATCATCAAAGAGATAGTCATCTTCCTCCTCTGTGGGACAAACAAAACAGGTTTATAGGAAACAAGGCAAAGGGAGCCAATTTGTAGTATTTATCTATACTTTTAATTCTTGGAATTGCAAGGAATAGGGAGGCCACTCTTCTTCAAAGGGAAAAGATATTCTTGGGATATGCTGAGCAATTTAACTACCATCCTTcaactttttataataaatgcCAGAGTATCAGTGGAGAATATAGAGCAGTCACTCTGCTCTATATATAAGCCTGGCTGATCATTACAATCATATGCaaaacttcaaaaaaagaaagaaaaaaaaaaacaggtttctGTATCTcattccagacctactgaatcccTGAAGAAGATAGGaccaaataatttgatttttaagttcTACAGCTGATTTCTGTTCATCAGCCAGGTTTGCAAAGCCTGTGTGCTCTGcaaatagtagatgctcagtgggTTGGCTGACTTAGGaaaattaaattgctttttattaAGGTTTTTCTTCTGTGAGCATCTTATTGACATGTTTTATGCACAAGGTTGCAACAGGTTAAATCAACTTTAAAGCAAAATACTGAATAATCAACATGTGTCAAGAACTTAAAATTCAAAACGTTAATAAGCATGCTGTGTCAACAAAtgttcttaaaatgaaaaaagccttacttggaaaaacaaatgttttcccGTCTTGTAACAGTATCTAACCTAGGAAGAAAGTTAAATGCACCCGAGACTACTGTGTATGGCAACTTCTTGTTCTACTGCTGAATCTGGTGTTATAATAATCCACTTAAATGATGTGGCTAAACACTGCATTTTTAAGACACTAATATAAAGGACCATAGAGACCATCATCCAGCTCCCATGTTCCCAGTGTGAAGCTAGGCCCAGAGAAAAGGGTGTGCCAATACACACGACCCAACCTCATTCTTAAAGGTTCAGTGTTATGACTTGTAACTGATCTTAGGGCTTAAGGTCACTAAGATATCTAACGACTGTATTTGGAATCATCCTAGACTGCAGAATGTAGATTTTAAGCCAAAGATTATATGTATGTTTTAGGTCCCTCACTACTGTGCCAAAGTTGTTTTTTGAGTTTTATACAGTCACAGTTCAGCCTCTACCTCTCaggctcaggagatccacccccatggccagctaaatttttttagacagtgtttccccttgttgcccaggttggttttgaactcctgcactcaggcaatccacccctcggcctcccaaattgctggaattagaggcatgagccactttgcctagcccaaaattacctttttatgaaatatttttgtatgaTCTCTAAGTTGAACAGTTCTGCATTCCAAATCAGTGACTATGCCTGATCCCAAAAGACATTTATCAAAAAGGAGTGTGGATTGGGTAGATGCATAAAAGGCACAAAAGATTAAAGGAAGAAAGGACTTTTGCTTCCAGGTAAGATGGAGTAACAGGGACTAGATTTAACCTCCCACTTGAAATAACCAAAAATCAGAAACTACCTCTCAAGAAAATGGACATCGAGCAATTAAGGACAATGACgtgagaaataagacacagatgAGTCCTATGATTGCCTGACTCCCTGCTTCATAACTGATTCCAGTCAGGGAGAGAACATCTGGATAGAGCCCATGGACATCCCTGATGTGAGGTGGAAATGGAACATTGAAGAAATAAATGTACCTGGAGTTTACAGAGCAGAAGACCAGAGAGGAGAGTGCTGCACAGAAACTCTGAAAAGCTGCAGAGGCGTCCCCACCACGTGTTCAGTGCGCTAAGCAGCATGTGCTTGTAAGGAAACTACCTGCAGCCAGGCAACGAATCActcaaacaaaaggaaagaaagtgccCAGAACTCACCGTGCCAGGAACAGTGCCTTGTCCTGGTCCCAACAGCCAGAGTGGAAAACCTCATGATCCATGGGCATTTGTAAAAGAACCAAGAAGAGCCTTGCCTCAGTAGTGGGGAAAATTAACCATATACTAAATGCTACTCTGGTCCTGCATAACAAAggtaaaagacatgaaaagatcAAACTATAAACATGCTAACCACATgccagaacaaagctcaagaatgTTTTTAGAAATCCCAAAATTATGCAGGACCTAAAAAGGTAAAATTCAGAAAGTATGGCATTCAAAAACGAATTATCAGAAAttcaagaagcaggaaaatacagTCAAAACTGACTGTAAAATTATGTAACATGGGAGTCAGTTTTCATGATCTTGGATCAAACaatagtttcttagatatgacaccaaagcatatgcaataaaagaaaaaaatagacaaatttaacTTAAAACCTTTACGCTTCAAGACACCATCAAGAAGGTGAAAAGACAagtctgagaaaatatttcctaatcATGTCAGATAAAGGACTGATACCAGACtttaactcttacaactcaatacaAAGGTCAATAATCCAGTTGAAATGGGGGCAAAAGATCAAAATAGACATTTCACCGAAGAAGTtacataaatggccaataagcacatgaaagaaagctcaacatgagtcattagagaaatgcaaatcaaaactgcagggTACCACCAtacactaggatggctatactAAAAAAGACAGAAGTGTTAGCTAATATGTGAAGGAACTGGAATCTTTACATATTGCCGgagagaatgtaaaatgtattcagTGTGGGAATGTTTGGCAGTTCCTTGAAGTGTTAAAACAGATTGACCATATGTTATGAACTGAACGCTTCCTgtcaaaattcatatgtggaagccctAAAGCCAGTGTGGCTGTTATCTAGAGATGGACctctaaggaaataattaaatcatCATAAGGCTGGAGACTTGATCTGCctaagtgctagaattacaggcttgagccactgtgcccggcctaatttttattttattttatttttaagcagagacaagttttcaccatgttggccaggttggtcttgaactcctgatctcaggtgatccatccgcctcggcctcctcaagtgctgggattataggcgtgagccactatgcctggcctcctGTTTAAGCTACCTAGTATGTGTTATTTTCTTAGGGCAGCCCAAGCAAACTATGAGACTCCAAAATTCTACCCCCCACAAGAAATAAAACCCAACAGAAAGATACGtaaagacttgtacacaaattTTCATagcattattatttaaaaaggagaagcaacccagatgtccatcaactggtgagTGGATAAAATGTTGTATGCCTGTACAATTGAATATTGGTTGGCAATAAAAAGGTATGAAATACTGATATATGCCACAGTATAGATGTACCTTGAAAACATAATGCAAAATAAAAGCCAGGCACAAAATAGCACATGgtgtataatttcttttttttctttttgagacagagtctcgctctgtcgcccacactggagtgcagtggtgtgatctcactgcaagctctgcctcctgggttcacgccattctgcctcagctgccctaatagctgggactacaggtgcctgccaccacacctggctaattttttgtgtttttagtagagacggggtttcaccgtgttagccaggatggtctcgatctctctgacctcatgatccacctgccttggcctcccaaagtgctgggattacaggcgtgagccactgtgcctggccaatagctgggactacaggcgcccgccaccacacctggctaattttttgtgtttttagtagagacggggtttcactgtgttagccaggatggtctcgatctctctgacctcatgatccacctgccttggcctcccaaagtgctgggattacaggcgcgagccactgtgcctggccatatgaGTTCTCTTATATGAAGTGTCCAGAAAacacaaatctatagagacaaacCATAGATTAGTTGTGGCCTAAGGCTGGGAATAGTAATGGGGAGTGACTGGAAATAGACATAAAGTTTCTTTTTTGGGTAacaaaaatgttccaaaattagaTAGTGGGGATGATTGTACAATTCTGTTATACTAACAATCGTGGAATTGTTCACCTATAATGGATGAATTTATGGtatatcaattatacttcaataaagcttaaaaaataattttgtattgtggagtttataaagtttataacAGAGAATGTATGACAATAACAGCACAGACTGGGAGAAGAGGAATGGAAATATACTGCTGGAACATTCCTATACCATACTTGGAGTAATATATCATTTATCTTTTCACTCTGATATGTTAAAGATGTATACGGTCAGTCCTCTGTATCCACAGGTTCCACATCTGTAGATTTGACTGACCACAGATGAAACATAtttggaaaaaagcaaaaattaaaatacaaaaaacacaaaaattgatacagtataacaactagtTACCaagcatttacactgtattaggtataagtaatccagagatgattttaagtatatgggaggatatgtgtaggttatatgcaaatgtaACACCATTTAATatgacttgagcatctgcagattttggtactcttgggggggtcctggaaccaatcccccaaggATACTAAGGGATGACTGCATTATAAGCCACTAAAATAAGAAATCAGTGAGTTACACAGCCAATAACCCAACAAGAGATTAAACAGAATCAGTCAGTAATTACTTGACCTGAAAGAAggccaaaaaagaataaagaacaaatggAACAAATAGCAAGAGGATAAACTTAAACCTGACCATATCAATGGGTACCATTAAACTAAGTGGACTAAGCACTGCAATTAAAGGCCAGAAAATACCAGGTTGGCCACAAAAACATCCAACAACATACTGcttacaagaaacccactttaaatataaagactagttaaaaatacagagatggaaaaagatacatcAAGCCAATATTAatgagaagaaattcaaatggCTCTAGTAAAGTAGATTGTAGAACTAAGAATGTTACCAGGGGATAGACTCATTTCCTAAAGATAAAGGTATCAATCCCTCAAGAGGATATAAGAATCTTAAACTTGTGTATACCTATTAATAGTGCCTCAAATAGATGAAGCAACTGCCAATAGAACTAATCAAGGCAAAATAGGCAAGTCCACAattacaactggagatttcaacacccctCTCTGgcaataattgatagaacaaaaATGTAGAAGACCTGAACAACATTGTCAACTAACTTagcctaattgacatttatagaacacttcaTCCAACAACAGTAGTACATATATTTCTTTGAAGTACACATTAAACATTTACCAGGTTTAATGTGTAAATTGGTCCACAATTGATGGTCCGTAAATATTCTGGACCATAAATCTCAAAAgtacaaggccaggcgtggtggctcacgcctgtaatcccaacattttgggaggcaggtggatcacctgaggtcaggagtttgagaccagcctggccaacatggcaaaaccctgtggctactaaaaatacaaaacattagccaggtatggtggcgtgagcctgtaattccagctacttcggatgctgacacaggagaatcacttgaacctgggaggcagaggttgcaatgagccaagattgtgtgactgcactccagcctgggcaacagagagaatccgtctcatttaaaaaaaaaaaaaaaaaatcatacaaagtatgttctctaacCACAATAACATTAATTTAGATAACAGAATGATCCCTGGGAAGTCCTCCAAAATTCAGAAACTAGTAACAaatttctaaataacccatgtgtcaaagaaaaaaagtcagaggaaaaatttaaaaatgttttgaatgacAAAACAAGACAAATTTATGGGATGCTGCTAAAGAGGgaaaattatagcactaaatgcctacattagaAAATAAAGTCTCAAATCAACGACCTCAGCTTCCgtattaagaaacttaaaaatgaaaagcaaatgaaattccAAGTAAGCAgataaaataaagatcagagtggAATTCAATGAACTAGAAAACTACCCcatgccaaaaaaacaaaaaagagagaaaatgaaaataaaaccaaaaacttcTTATTTGAGAAGATCAGTAAAACTGGTAAACCTCTAGCtagactaatcaagaaaaaaatgagagaagacacaaactacTAATATCAGGAGCAAGAGGGTTAATATCAGTAGATTCTACAGatagtaaaataataaacattaagaaCAAGTTTATGCCAAAAAATTAAGCAACATGGACAGATTCAAGTTACCAAAgttaactcaattaaaaaaagataacctGAATAGTCCTGTGCCTATTAGAGAAATCAcatttgtagttaaaaaaaaaaaaaatccttcccacaaagaaaactccttTCCcacccagatggcttcactggtaaattctaccagtCATTTAAGAAAGATATAATGCCAATCCTTGAAAAATTTTTCCAGAGACTGAGAATAAACACCTCACAACAATGAGGCCAGCagtatcctgataccaaaaccacacaattacaaggaaaagacaaaactccAGATCAATATCCCTTCTGAATGTAAATGAGAAAATTCTTACCATAATACTTAAAAAGGATAATAGGCCATGACTAAGTgggattagagaaatgcaagtttgGTTTAACACTCAAAAATCAGTGTATGTCACCATATTAACagagtataaagaaaaacaatatgatcatctcaataaatacagaaaaagcgTTAGACAAAACCCATTATCCATTGTTGATATCTCTCCACCTACCAAGAACAGAAGGGAAGTAATTCTGCTTGACACAAAGCCTATACTTatcattatacttaatggtgaaagaatgAACTTAATGGTGAAACAATGAATGCTTTCTCCTTGAGATTGGGAACAACGCAGTGACACCCACTCTTGCCACTTGTTTCACACTGTAGTGGTAGTCTagacaataaagagaaaaacatccTGGctgaaaaggaagaagcaaaactgTCTATATACACAAACAATGATAATCTTATATAGAAACCGCAATGGAATCTACAAGAAAAGGCACTAGAACTGATACTTGAgattagcaaggttgcaggacacAAGATCAAAAATCAATTGCACAGGTTGCATTGcgtatccctaatccaaaagtCTGACATCTGAACTACAAAGGAAATCCTTATTGCAGCATTTTAGATTTTCTGATTAAAGAGGTTCAACCAttaaatgcaaatgcaaatgttccaaaattcaaaaaagtccaaaatccaaaacacttctggtcccaagcattttgaataagggaCACTCAGcctatatttctatatactaacaacaaTCAATCAGGaattgaaacttaaaaaataataccatGTGCAACAGTATcccccaaaatgaaatacttagggatTGATTTACACAGACTTACACGCTGGAAATcataaaacactgctgagagaaattagAGAAGACTTAAGTAAACTGAGAggtataccatgttcatggatctgAAAATTCAGTATTGTTAAGATGCCAGTTCTTGCCAAATTGATCAAGAGATTTAAAACAATCCTCATCAAAACCTCAGGAGAGAACATTTTTGTACAAATTGGCatatgattctaaaattcatatggaaatgcagagGACCTAGGATaaccaaaacaactttgaaaatgaACAAGGCTGGAGAACTTAAAGCACCTGACTTCAAGatttacaaagctacagtaatcgaGATGGGTGATATTGGTGTCAATATAGAGATTATGAAACATAAGAGAGAATCCAGAAAATAATCTCCACATATCTTGTAAATTGACTCTCAAGAAAAGTGCTAAAGCAATTCAGTGAATTAAGATAGTGTTTCCAACAAATGGTTTAAGAACATTTGGATAtccatacagacacacacacaaaattacctGGGATCTACATTtgaaccatatttttaaaaacaaaaatgaatcacagatctaaatgtaaaacctaaaattgtAACAACTTCTagcagaaaacaggagaaaatatttatgccTTTGggtcaaagatttcttagatatgatacaaaaaaaaaagtaaaaattgataaattcacttaatcaaaatttaaaatttctgctctTCAAAATACTCTGCTAAAAAGATTGAAAAGATTACCTACAGagtagaagaaaatctttgtatacacctgatatatttaaaaaaaaaaaaaaaacaaaacttgtatccagaaacttagGAAAACTTAGTAATatgatgggtgcagtggctcatgcatgtaattccagcactttaggaggccaaggcaggcagattgcttgagctcagcagtctgagaccagcttgggcaacatggtgaaactccatgtctacaaaaaatataaaaattagccaggcatggtggcatgtgcctgtactacttgggaggctgaagtgggaggatcacttgagcttgggaggttgaggttgcagtgagctgtgatcgtgccactgtactccaggctgggtgacagcaagactctgtctcaaaacagaacaaaccCAACAATTTAAAAACGAgtaaagatttgaatagacacttcaccAATGAAGATACATGGATGGCAAATacgcacatgaaaagatgcacaaCCTtgctagtcattagagaaatgcaaattaaaaccacaaagagctATCACTGCACACCTATtaggatatttaaaattaaaaagtctaaCCATACCAAGTATTGGCAACGATGTGGAGCAACCGAACTCTCATACACTTCTCCTGGGAACACAAAATGGtcaaaccactttggaaaacattttggcagtttcttaaagatACAGCTACCATATGACCCATTCTTAGGTGTGAAAGCCTACGTCCATACAAAagtttgtacatgaatgttcatagcagctttctttttaataagaaagacactggaaacaacccaaaaatacatcaacaggtgaatggatcaGCAACTTGTAGTATATCCCTGAGGTGGCCTACTCCTTATCAATAAAAGAGggtgaactattgatacatgcaacaacatgaatgaatctctgATGCACTGAGTAAAATAACCCAGACgtactatatgattctatttatatgaaattctagaacatGCAAACTATAGTGACAGAAGGCAGATCAGTGGCTGCCTTGGCATGGGTGAGAACAGGAGGGAATTACAAAGGGGCATAAGAAAACTTGAAGGTGATAATTTCAGTATCTTAATTGTAGTCATGGTTTCTCAAGTATATGCATATACAAAAcatttatcaaattgtacaccTTACATGTGCAGtttatatcaattatacctcaggaaagctgtttttaaaaaaaaagaaaaagaaaaaaaccttagtAAATTTGTAAGGATTAGAGGATGCATTACATAATAGAGTTAACATCTGAAATTAATGGAACTGTTTTTCTAAAACCTTTTAattattgaaacaaaaacaaatgtggtTTTTTTGGGGCACCAGTAATAGGCTTACTATATCAGCCTTGGAATTGTcatctaaatgttttaaaattagattctCCATGAGCAGAAATGCAGAAGCAGAGATGAGACAGGCCTAGATTAGAATCCCAGGCCCATCACTTACTTCTTGCTAGTCCTTAGGGACTTAAGTctctaaacttcagtttcctcatcattaTAATTGGGATGGTACCCCTTGTAAGTTTGTTTAGAGGCTTATCTATAACATATGTAAGGGACCTAGCACAATACCTGCCATTAATAGGTATTCAAAAAATAGTATCATCATTATCTCGTGTGTTTTGGTCAAGTATTTACTGCATGGCAGAGTAACTGACTTTCCACCAAAGGAATGAAAATCAAGAATCCTAACCATGAAATAGGGCTGCTGGAAAGCCCCAGAGCTTTGCTCAGAATCTAACGTTCTGATTACTACTGCAGAGCTTACCTCTGTCCTTCACTAGAAAAATCAAAGGAGCAATGAAAGAAGgtacaaagtatagagaaaaatccttctgtataaacactaCTGATCAATTTGATCAGAAATGATGATGAGAAAAGTCTATTATCAGCATTTACTAGTATCTTAAGAAAATGTTCAAGGATAACAAACCAGCCTCTCTTTATGGCCTCTACTGATCTTAGGGTGTATTTCCAGAAAGCTGAGAACACCACACACGATGGCACCGTTTTCACCACTTGTTTTAACCCAGAGAAGGAGAGCAGACTCCTGATTTTACAGGCCGAAGACAGGAAGGCAAAGTACTTCCTGAGACCATGTGTCAAGTCTGACCTGTGGTGGGTCCCAGGTCCACTCTGCCCAAGGCCACTTCCCCCAGACCCAAGCTCCCTGGAAAGCAGTGTTTGCAGGGAGCCCACCCCTCTGAACCCAGGACCATTTTTCTTACCTGAGTCTCGGTGAACTGTTCTAGCTCTCTTCAGTTTTCCCAGTGGTTTATACTTTGGCTCCGTACTTTGGGAAGACCGGCATAAAGGCTTTAA is from Pan paniscus chromosome 8, NHGRI_mPanPan1-v2.0_pri, whole genome shotgun sequence and encodes:
- the DCLRE1C gene encoding protein artemis isoform X2, translating into MSSFEGQMAEYPTISIDRFDRENLRARAYFLSHCHKDHMKGLRAPTLKRRLECSLKVYLYCSPVTKELLLTSPKYRFWKKRIISIEIETPTQISLVDEASGEKEEIVVTLLPAGHCPGSVMFLFQGNNGTVLYTGDFRLAQGEAARMELLHSGGRVKDIQSVYLDTTFCDPRFYQIPSRVHVNKLDMFRNMPEILHHLTTDRNTQIHACRHPKAEEYFQWSKLPCGITSRNRIPLHIISIKPSTMWFGERSRKTNVIVRTGESSYRACFSFHSSYSEIKDFLSYLCPVNAYPNVIPVGTTMDKVVEILKPLCRSSQSTEPKYKPLGKLKRARTVHRDSEEEDDYLFDDPLPIPLRHKVPYQETFHPEVFSMTAVSEKQPEKLRQTPGCCRAECMQSSRFTNFVDCEESNSESEEEVGIPASLQGDLGSVLHLQKADGDVPQWEVFFKRNDEITDESLENFPSSTEAGGSQSPKLFSDSDGESTHISSQNSSQSTHITEQGSQGWDSQSDTVLLSSQERNSGDITSLDKVDYRPTIKENIPASLMEQNVICPKDTYSDLKSRDQDVTIVPSTGEPTTLSSETHIPEEKRLLNLSTNADSQSSSDFEVPSTPEAELPKREHLQYLYEKLATGESIAVKKRKCSLSDT
- the DCLRE1C gene encoding protein artemis isoform X3, with amino-acid sequence MKHQERFLFQGNNGTVLYTGDFRLAQGEAARMELLHSGGRVKDIQSVYLDTTFCDPRFYQIPSREECLSGVLELVRSWITRSPYHVVWLNCKAAYGYEYLFTNLSEELGVQVHVNKLDMFRNMPEILHHLTTDRNTQIHACRHPKAEEYFQWSKLPCGITSRNRIPLHIISIKPSTMWFGERSRKTNVIVRTGESSYRACFSFHSSYSEIKDFLSYLCPVNAYPNVIPVGTTMDKVVEILKPLCRSSQSTEPKYKPLGKLKRARTVHRDSEEEDDYLFDDPLPIPLRHKVPYQETFHPEVFSMTAVSEKQPEKLRQTPGCCRAECMQSSRFTNFVDCEESNSESEEEVGIPASLQGDLGSVLHLQKADGDVPQWEVFFKRNDEITDESLENFPSSTEAGGSQSPKLFSDSDGESTHISSQNSSQSTHITEQGSQGWDSQSDTVLLSSQERNSGDITSLDKVDYRPTIKENIPASLMEQNVICPKDTYSDLKSRDQDVTIVPSTGEPTTLSSETHIPEEKRLLNLSTNADSQSSSDFEVPSTPEAELPKREHLQYLYEKLATGESIAVKKRKCSLSDT
- the DCLRE1C gene encoding protein artemis isoform X4, with product MFLFQGNNGTVLYTGDFRLAQGEAARMELLHSGGRVKDIQSVYLDTTFCDPRFYQIPSREECLSGVLELVRSWITRSPYHVVWLNCKAAYGYEYLFTNLSEELGVQVHVNKLDMFRNMPEILHHLTTDRNTQIHACRHPKAEEYFQWSKLPCGITSRNRIPLHIISIKPSTMWFGERSRKTNVIVRTGESSYRACFSFHSSYSEIKDFLSYLCPVNAYPNVIPVGTTMDKVVEILKPLCRSSQSTEPKYKPLGKLKRARTVHRDSEEEDDYLFDDPLPIPLRHKVPYQETFHPEVFSMTAVSEKQPEKLRQTPGCCRAECMQSSRFTNFVDCEESNSESEEEVGIPASLQGDLGSVLHLQKADGDVPQWEVFFKRNDEITDESLENFPSSTEAGGSQSPKLFSDSDGESTHISSQNSSQSTHITEQGSQGWDSQSDTVLLSSQERNSGDITSLDKVDYRPTIKENIPASLMEQNVICPKDTYSDLKSRDQDVTIVPSTGEPTTLSSETHIPEEKRLLNLSTNADSQSSSDFEVPSTPEAELPKREHLQYLYEKLATGESIAVKKRKCSLSDT